The genomic segment CTGCGTCACCAGCCCCCGTGCCCGGTCCAGCCGGATATCCCGGTAATACGCCGCCGGCGCCTTCTTCACGTAACGACGAAACAGCCGGTCCAACTGCCGGTGCGAAATCTCCATCCGCTCGCAGATCTCCGAAATCGACAGCGGGTCTTCCAGGTGCTTCTCCATCAGCGCAATCGCCCGCCGCACGTTCCGCGGCGCGGTGTTCCCCAGCGGCTCCAGCGGGTCCGCATTCTGCTGGCTCCCCGGCGGCCGCACGCTCTGGTGAAACAGGTACCGCGCCGCCCGGTTCGCCAGCGCATCGCCATGCGTCCCCCGCAGGATGTTCAGCGCGAAATCCGTCGCCGCACTGCCACCGCTGCAACTGATCCGGTTGCCGTCATAAACGAACAGGTCTTCCGTCACCTCGATCTCCGGGTACATCTCGCCGAACGCATCGATATGCTCGTAATGCACCGTCGCCCGCCGCCCCTTGAGCAGCCCCGCCTCGGCAAGAATGAACGCCCCCGTATCCAGCGCCGCCATCGTCGCCCCGGCCCTGGCCCAGCGCCACAAGGCCGCCTGCAACTGCGCCGATCTATGCGCCTCCGGCGTCCAACTCGACGACACCGCCACGATATCCCGCCTTTGCCCCGCGATCTCCGCCAAGGGCCGCGTCCCGATCACCATGCCGTTGCTCGCCGCGCAGTCCCCACCCGCCTCCGACACCACGTCCCAGCGGAACAGGATCTGCCCGTTCAGGTAATTCGCCACGCGAAACGGGTCGATGAACCCCACCGTCGCGGCAAGGTTGAAATGCGGCGTCACCAGAACGGCAAGCTGCACCGGGGTGCGGGGCGCGGGCATAGGTCCACTTTCGGCCAGAACACGTCCAGCCCAGTTAAGTCGGCATCACCGGCTAAAGCAATTCTCCGATCCGCCGGATCGCCTCGCGAATGTTCTCCGTGCTGTTGGCATAAGAGAACCGCAAATACCCCTCGCCGAACTTGCCGAAGGAGGTTCCCGCAATCGCCGCCACCCCGGCCTCCTCGAGAATCCGGTCCTGCGCCTCGCGACTGGTCATCCCCGTCCCCTCGATATTCGGAAACGCATAGAAGGCCCCCGCCGCATCGGCACAGCGCACCCCCGGCAACCCGTTCAGCGCCTCGACGATCACCTGCCGCCGTTCATCGAACTCCGCCACCATCTCCCGAACCGCGTCCTGCGGCCCGTTCAGCGCGGCGATCCCCGCAAACT from the Roseovarius indicus genome contains:
- a CDS encoding GlxA family transcriptional regulator — encoded protein: MPAPRTPVQLAVLVTPHFNLAATVGFIDPFRVANYLNGQILFRWDVVSEAGGDCAASNGMVIGTRPLAEIAGQRRDIVAVSSSWTPEAHRSAQLQAALWRWARAGATMAALDTGAFILAEAGLLKGRRATVHYEHIDAFGEMYPEIEVTEDLFVYDGNRISCSGGSAATDFALNILRGTHGDALANRAARYLFHQSVRPPGSQQNADPLEPLGNTAPRNVRRAIALMEKHLEDPLSISEICERMEISHRQLDRLFRRYVKKAPAAYYRDIRLDRARGLVTQTEMALSQVALASGFASQVHFSRAYRARFGLPPRQDRIEGRVPFEFRAWPMHRKTV